CGGCCCTGACCCGCATAGCCAGGAATGATCACCGCCAGATCGAGATAGTTCCCGGAGATACGGTGATTATATCGGCGTTGCCGATACCCGGCAATGAAAAACTGGTAGCGCGGACGGTAGATCAACTCTTCAGGCAGGGGGCTGACGTTTACCACGAAGCTATAGATGGGGTCCACGTTTCCGGCCACGCCAGCCAGGAAGAGCTGAAGCTGGTCTTAAGCCTGGTCAAACCCAAATTCTTCGTCCCCGTCCACGGCGAATACCGCATGCTCATCAAGCATGCCCGCCTGGCGGAAGAACTGGGGATCCCGCCGGAGAATATCTTTGTGGCGGAAAACGGCCAGGTGCTGGAGTTCACGCGCAAGCGGGGCGCCGTTACCGGCAGGGTGCCGGCCGGGAGGCTCCTGGTGGACGGCCTGGGTGTGGGCGACGTAGGTAATATTGTCTTGCGGGACCGGAAGCAGCTGGCCCAAGATGGACTTTTGATAGTCGTTGTGACTTTAAGCAAAGAAAGCGGGGCCGTCGTTGCTGGGCCGGATATTGTCTCCCGGGGCTTTGTCTATGTCCGGGAGGCCGAGAAACTGCTGGAGGAAGCCAAAGAAAAGGTCCGCCAGACCCTGGACAAATGCGAAGAACGCAGGGTGACTGACTGGGCGACCATCAAAGGCCATATCCGCGATTCCTTAAGCAAGTTCCTCTATGAGAAGACCAGACGCCGCCCCATGATCCTGCCGATTATCATGGAGGTGTAATTTTTGCACCGGGTGCTGGAGGGCCCCGGTTCTTTTATAAAACCCTCTTAAATTAAAGTGGGTTTTAAATCAAGGCTACCAGGGTTAAAGACACGCCGGGGAGTAAATTCCAGGATTGTGCCCGGCTGGAAGGGGCCGGCCAGGTAGTCCACTGGGTCGGTGCTGATCAGACGGACCACCCGGGCCTGGTTGAAGCTTAAGGGTTCGATTTCAATGGTTAAGTGACCAACCTTGATGTCCTGGCGGCGGGGGCAGAAATTTTCTGCCCCTTCCCAGATAAGCTCCCACGGCATAGGGCTGTAGATGTACATAATTATCACCCTCTCAGTGGAGTTTCCCCGGGCCGGGGACGCCTTCGGCAATGAGTCTCTTTAAATGTTGGACGGCCTGGGAAAGCCCGCCGACTTCATTTATCAAGCCCACCTTCACGGCATCCTTCCCCACCAGGATGGTACCGATATCCCGCGCCAGCTCGCCTGTCTGGAACATCAAGCGGCGCAGTTCCTGCTCTGAAATATTAGCATGCTCCACAATAAAGCGTATGACCCGGTCCTGCATTTTGTCCAGGTATTCGTAGGTTTGGGGGACGCCGATGACCAGGCCGGTAAGGCGAATGGGGTGGATGGTC
This Moorella sp. E308F DNA region includes the following protein-coding sequences:
- a CDS encoding YlzJ-like family protein, coding for MPWELIWEGAENFCPRRQDIKVGHLTIEIEPLSFNQARVVRLISTDPVDYLAGPFQPGTILEFTPRRVFNPGSLDLKPTLI